A genomic segment from Diospyros lotus cultivar Yz01 chromosome 5, ASM1463336v1, whole genome shotgun sequence encodes:
- the LOC127802302 gene encoding beta-galactosidase-like → MCLQFYGKKIVQIENEYGNVISSYGAAGKAYVDWCANMAESLDIGVPWIMCQQDDAPQPMINTCNGFYCDSFTPNNPNSPKMWTENWTGWFKNWGGKDPLRTAEDLAFAVARFFQFGGTFQNYYMYHGGTNFGRTAGGPYITTSYDYDAPIDEFGNLNQPKWGHLKELHQVLKSMEKTLTHGNISHVDMGNGVSVTSYATNEATACFCGNANTTADATVAFLGKQITVPAWSVSILPDCEHEAYNTAKVNTQTSVMVKKTNGAESQLSWKWRPENTDDTVVTGKGHLPLNQMIDQKMINDVSDYLWYTTSVNIKEDDAIWSENMTIRVNATGHVLHAFVNGEYVGSKWATYGIFNYVFEERVKLKPGNNLITLLSATVGFQNYGPYFDIIASGVSGPVEIIGKKGDETVLKDLSHHKWTYKVGLNGLDNKLYSEDSRYASKWQADDLPTQRKFTWYKATFKAPLGTDPVVVDLQGLGKGLAWVNGHSLGRYWPSFLAEEDGCSLEPCDYRGPYDGNKCASNCGQPTQRWYHVPRSFLNDDMNSLVLFEEFGGNPSMVSFQTVAPGTVCGNAYENKTMELSCQGRPISAIRFASFGDSNGTCGALTKGSCEGGKDAISIVQNACVGKESCSIQASEDVFGSTNCDGIIKKLVVEAVC, encoded by the exons atgtgcttacagttttatGGTAAAAAAATTGTACAGATCGAGAATGAGTATGGCAATGTGATATCATCTTACGGAGCTGCTGGAAAAGCATATGTCGACTGGTGCGCAAACATGGCTGAATCCTTGGACATAGGAGTTCCATGGATTATGTGCCAACAAGATGACGCCCCCCAACCTATG ATAAACACATGCAATGGGTTCTATTGTGATTCATTCACGCCAAACAATCCCAACAGCCCCAAAATGTGGACAGAGAACTGGACTGGATG GTTCAAGAACTGGGGAGGTAAAGATCCACTTAGAACTGCAGAGGATCTTGCTTTTGCTGTTGCACGGTTTTTCCAATTTGGAGGCACATTCCAAAACTACTACATG TATCATGGAGGGACAAATTTTGGAAGAACGGCTGGAGGTCCATATATTACCACATCGTATGACTACGATGCCCCTATCGATGAATTTG GCAATCTGAATCAGCCAAAATGGGGACACCTAAAGGAGCTCCATCAAGTACTGAAATCCATGGAGAAGACTCTTACCCATGGAAACATCTCCCATGTTGACATGGGCAATGGCGTTTCCGTGACATCCTATGCAACTAACGAAGCAACAGCCTGCTTCTGCGGCAATGCAAATACCACAGCCGATGCCACTGTTGCCTTCCTCGGCAAGCAAATCACCGTGCCCGCTTGGTCCGTCAGCATTCTTCCGGATTGCGAGCATGAAGCTTACAACACTGCCAAG GTAAATACCCAAACTTCTGTGATGGTGAAGAAGACCAATGGTGCAGAGAGCCAACTTAGTTGGAAGTGGAGGCCTGAGAATACAGACGATACGGTTGTTACCGGAAAGGGTCACCTTCCCTTGAATCAAATGATAGATCAGAAGATGATTAATGATGTTAGCGATTATTTATGGTACACGACAAG TGTTAACATCAAAGAAGATGATGCAATCTGGAGTGAAAACATGACTATCAGAGTGAACGCTACCGGTCACGTACTCCATGCTTTTGTGAACGGTGAATATGTTGGTTCTAAGTGGGCTACATATGGAATCTTCAACTACGTTTTTGAGGAGAGAGTGAAACTAAAGCCTGGCAACAACCTAATCACGTTGTTGAGCGCCACCGTCGGATTCCAG AATTACGGACCTTACTTTGATATCATCGCCTCTGGAGTATCTGGTCCAGTTGAAATCATCGGGAAGAAGGGTGATGAGACAGTTTTAAAGGATTTGTCTCACCATAAATGGACATACAAGGTTGGATTGAATGGCCTAGACAACAAGCTATACAGTGAAGATTCGCGTTATGCTTCTAAATGGCAAGCTGATGATCTCCCAACCCAGAGAAAGTTCACTTGGTACAAG GCTACCTTCAAGGCTCCTTTGGGAACAGACCCAGTAGTGGTGGATTTGCAAGGCTTGGGCAAAGGCCTTGCTTGGGTTAATGGCCACAGCCTTGGCCGGTATTGGCCAAGTTTCCTGGCGGAGGAAGATGGTTGCAGCTTGGAGCCTTGTGATTATCGTGGTCCATATGACGGTAACAAGTGCGCCTCAAATTGCGGCCAGCCAACTCAGAGATG GTACCACGTTCCTAGGTCTTTCTTAAATGATGACATGAACTCGTTGGTGCTCTTTGAAGAATTTGGAGGAAACCCATCAATGGTGAGCTTTCAAACAGTTGCCCCAGGAACTGTTTGTGGAAATGCCTATGAGAACAAGACTATGGAATTGTCATGCCAAGGTCGCCCCATTTCAGCCATCCGTTTTGCCAGTTTCGGTGACTCCAATGGCACTTGTGGAGCTCTTACAAAGGGCAGTTGCGAAGGAGGAAAAGATGCAATCTCCATTGTGCaaaat GCCTGCGTGGGAAAGGAGAGTTGCTCAATCCAAGCCTCAGAAGATGTTTTTGGATCAACAAACTGCGATGGCATTATAAAGAAGCTCGTCGTGGAAGCTGTTTGTTAA